GGTGATCGACGGCGTGCGCTACGTGCAGAACTACTTCCGCCGCGCCGACGTTGCCGCCGGCAACAGCCCCTTCCAGCTGGTGTGGGACGGAGAAATGCATCCGCTCTTCTGCTGACCGCCATCTCACCCCTGATCGCCGCGCCGCCATGGATGCACCGAACCCCGCCCGCCAGACCGCCCTGCGCCGCCTGGACGCGCTGAGCCACCTGCTCGACAACTCCATCCGGGTGCCCGGTACGCAGGCGCGCTTCGGGCTGGACGCCGTGATCGGGCTGATCCCCGGATTCGGCGACGCGGCGGGCGCCGTGGTTTCGGCCTACGTGGTGGTGCAGGCGGCGCGGCTGGGCGCATCCGTCCCCACGCTGATCCGCATGCTGCTGAACGTGGGGATCGAGGCGGTGGCGGGGGCGGTGCCCGTGCTGGGCGACCTGTTCGACGCGGCGTTCAAGGCGAACGCGCGCAACGTGACGCTGCTGCGCCGGGAGATGGACCTGCCGGGCAGCACGCGCCGCTCGAGCAAGGCCGTGGTCAGCGCGGTGATCGTGGCCCTGGTCGTGATCCTGGGCGGAATCGGCATCCTGGCGTACCTGGCGGCGCGGGCGGTCTGGAACGTGATTACCTGACCCTGAACGACGGGTGTCACGCGGAGGCGCGGAGGACGCGGAGAACTGCGGAGGGGTGCTCTCCGTCTTCTCTCCGCGCCTCCGCGTGAAACC
The Longimicrobium sp. genome window above contains:
- a CDS encoding DUF4112 domain-containing protein, whose translation is MDAPNPARQTALRRLDALSHLLDNSIRVPGTQARFGLDAVIGLIPGFGDAAGAVVSAYVVVQAARLGASVPTLIRMLLNVGIEAVAGAVPVLGDLFDAAFKANARNVTLLRREMDLPGSTRRSSKAVVSAVIVALVVILGGIGILAYLAARAVWNVIT